The proteins below are encoded in one region of Candidatus Saganbacteria bacterium:
- a CDS encoding YHS domain-containing protein, with translation MKNLSRFFNIIKIVAGSRKTGIIVVVILLIVIGGWFLFNNRASQPTTANLQNIAPGTTELVACPVTGEKIAKDKAYSKVEYKGKTYYFCCAGCPEKFMKNPEKYVK, from the coding sequence ATGAAAAATTTGTCCCGCTTCTTTAATATTATTAAAATTGTTGCGGGATCCCGTAAAACGGGAATAATTGTAGTTGTTATTCTTTTGATCGTTATCGGTGGATGGTTTTTATTTAATAATAGAGCTAGCCAACCTACAACTGCGAACCTGCAGAATATTGCTCCAGGGACAACCGAGCTAGTCGCTTGTCCTGTTACCGGAGAAAAAATTGCAAAAGATAAAGCATATTCAAAAGTTGAGTATAAGGGGAAAACATATTATTTCTGCTGTGCTGGGTGCCCAGAGAAATTTATGAAGAATCCTGAGAAGTATGTGAAGTAA